One genomic window of Brevundimonas vesicularis includes the following:
- the purD gene encoding phosphoribosylamine--glycine ligase: MNILLVGSGGREHALAWKIAQSPLVTRLVAAPGNPGIEKLCELRAVKADDADGLAALAREIKADLVVVGPEVALAAGLADRLASAGIPCFGPTAKAAQLETSKAFSKGFLERHEIPTAGYGVYDTVKDAKAALDVFRPPYVIKADGLAAGKGVAISPDRPDAEAEIERMLGGRFGAAGARVVIEEFMDGEEGSLFALCDGQRALLFGGAQDHKRAFDGDLGPNTGGMGAYSPAPVFTPELVQQADALIVQPTIRKMAEEGAPYRGVLYAGLMATEDGPKVVEFNARFGDPECQVLMMRMAGDIVPYLLGCARGDVSGLASPAFKPQTVICVVMAAKGYPDSPLEGSIIRGADQDFGPHVQVFHAGTKRRDDGLLAASGGRVLNVCAEGDDIAQARERAYAAIRKIDWPGGFNRSDIGWRALDRG, encoded by the coding sequence ATGAACATTCTTCTCGTCGGATCGGGCGGCCGCGAACACGCCCTGGCCTGGAAGATCGCCCAGTCGCCGCTGGTCACACGCCTGGTCGCCGCGCCGGGCAACCCTGGCATCGAGAAGCTGTGCGAGCTGCGCGCCGTCAAGGCGGACGACGCCGACGGCTTGGCCGCCCTGGCCAGAGAGATCAAGGCCGATCTGGTCGTTGTGGGGCCCGAGGTGGCGCTGGCCGCTGGTCTGGCCGACCGCCTGGCCTCAGCTGGCATTCCCTGCTTCGGGCCGACCGCCAAGGCGGCGCAGCTGGAAACGTCGAAGGCCTTTTCGAAGGGGTTCCTTGAACGCCACGAAATCCCGACCGCAGGTTACGGCGTCTATGACACGGTCAAGGACGCCAAGGCGGCGCTGGACGTGTTCCGGCCGCCCTATGTGATCAAGGCCGATGGCCTGGCCGCCGGCAAGGGCGTGGCCATCAGCCCCGACCGCCCCGACGCCGAGGCCGAAATCGAGCGCATGCTGGGCGGCCGGTTCGGCGCGGCCGGCGCCCGCGTCGTGATCGAGGAGTTCATGGACGGCGAGGAAGGCTCGCTGTTCGCCCTGTGCGATGGTCAACGCGCCCTGCTGTTCGGCGGCGCCCAGGACCACAAGCGCGCTTTCGACGGCGACCTTGGCCCCAACACCGGCGGCATGGGCGCCTATTCGCCCGCGCCCGTCTTCACGCCTGAGCTGGTGCAGCAGGCCGACGCGCTGATCGTCCAGCCGACGATCCGCAAGATGGCGGAAGAAGGCGCGCCCTATCGCGGCGTGCTCTACGCCGGCCTGATGGCGACCGAGGACGGCCCCAAGGTGGTCGAGTTCAACGCCCGTTTCGGCGACCCGGAATGCCAGGTGCTGATGATGCGGATGGCGGGCGACATAGTCCCCTATCTGCTGGGCTGCGCGCGCGGCGACGTCTCGGGCCTGGCTTCGCCCGCCTTCAAGCCTCAGACGGTGATTTGCGTGGTCATGGCCGCCAAGGGCTATCCCGACAGCCCGCTGGAAGGCTCGATCATCCGCGGCGCCGATCAGGACTTCGGTCCCCATGTCCAGGTCTTCCATGCGGGGACCAAGCGCCGCGACGACGGCTTGCTGGCCGCCTCGGGCGGGCGCGTCCTGAACGTCTGCGCAGAGGGCGACGACATCGCCCAGGCCCGCGAACGCGCCTATGCCGCCATCCGCAAGATCGACTGGCCGGGCGGCTTCAACCGCTCCGACATCGGCTGGCGCGCTTTGGACCGAGGCTGA
- the xseA gene encoding exodeoxyribonuclease VII large subunit encodes MSDDSYVFEGPAEVPAPRDNNPPLSISELSFALKRTLEDRFGHVRLRGEVSKVNRHASGHVYLTLKDDKSAIDGVVWKGSVRGLGVQPEAGLEVIVTGKITSYPARSSYQIVIESMEAAGAGALLAQLERLKVRLREEGLFEPGRKKPLPAFPATIGVITSPTGAVIRDVLHRIAERWPCRVIVWPVVVQGESACGQVSKAIRGFDGMTPDGPIPRPDLLIVARGGGSVEDLWCFNDEGLARTVAAARIPIISAVGHETDTTLIDFVSDRRAPTPTGAAEMATPVLADLRYAVADMDRRMVQAGGRLIEDRRTRLRAVARGLPARPEDLLALAQQRLDYVSSRLGSGLQRNVALHERHLAVTGGKLSPALLRTRIERGQDRLRGAGDRLGAALQAGVARGERRLLQVSGRLSPEPLHRRLDQRQARLEAVGARLDGVMPRRLERDADRLAALSRALTTLDPGRPKPGFARVENSDGAWITSAKALEPGQAVRLVFGDGVQPATIDGGEPRPSAPRPAAKPKPSAADQGSLF; translated from the coding sequence ATGAGCGACGACTCCTACGTATTCGAAGGCCCGGCCGAGGTCCCTGCCCCGCGCGACAACAATCCGCCCCTGTCGATCTCGGAGCTGTCGTTCGCGCTAAAGCGCACGCTGGAAGATCGGTTCGGCCATGTGCGGCTGCGCGGCGAGGTCTCCAAGGTCAACCGCCACGCCTCGGGCCACGTCTATCTGACGCTGAAGGATGACAAGTCGGCCATCGACGGCGTGGTTTGGAAGGGGTCGGTGCGCGGCCTGGGCGTCCAGCCCGAGGCGGGGCTAGAGGTCATCGTCACCGGCAAGATCACCTCCTATCCGGCGCGATCGTCCTATCAGATCGTGATCGAGAGCATGGAGGCGGCCGGCGCCGGCGCCCTTTTGGCCCAGTTGGAACGGCTGAAGGTCCGCCTGCGTGAGGAAGGTCTGTTCGAGCCCGGGCGCAAGAAGCCCCTGCCCGCCTTTCCCGCGACCATCGGCGTGATCACCAGCCCGACCGGCGCGGTGATCCGCGACGTGCTGCACCGGATCGCAGAACGCTGGCCCTGTCGCGTCATCGTCTGGCCCGTGGTCGTTCAGGGCGAATCCGCCTGCGGCCAGGTGTCGAAAGCCATTCGCGGCTTTGACGGGATGACGCCCGACGGGCCGATCCCCCGCCCGGACCTGCTGATCGTCGCGCGCGGCGGCGGGTCGGTCGAGGACCTGTGGTGCTTCAACGACGAAGGCCTGGCGCGGACCGTGGCGGCGGCGCGCATTCCGATCATCTCGGCCGTGGGGCACGAGACCGACACCACCCTGATCGACTTCGTCTCGGATCGCCGGGCGCCGACCCCGACGGGCGCCGCCGAAATGGCGACGCCTGTGCTGGCGGACCTGCGCTACGCCGTCGCCGACATGGACCGGCGCATGGTGCAGGCGGGCGGGCGGCTGATCGAGGATCGACGCACGCGCCTGCGGGCTGTGGCGCGCGGCCTGCCGGCGCGGCCGGAGGACCTGCTGGCCCTGGCGCAGCAGCGGCTGGACTATGTGTCGAGCCGGCTGGGATCGGGTCTGCAACGAAATGTCGCCCTGCACGAGCGGCATCTGGCGGTGACGGGCGGCAAGCTGAGCCCGGCCCTGCTGCGCACCCGGATCGAGCGAGGGCAGGACCGGCTGCGCGGCGCGGGCGACCGGCTGGGCGCGGCGCTTCAGGCGGGCGTGGCGCGCGGCGAGCGGCGACTGTTGCAGGTCTCTGGGCGGCTGTCGCCCGAACCACTGCATCGGCGACTGGACCAGCGTCAGGCGCGGCTTGAAGCCGTCGGCGCGCGGCTGGACGGGGTCATGCCCCGTCGGCTGGAGCGGGACGCCGATCGCCTGGCGGCGCTGTCGCGCGCGCTGACGACGCTGGACCCCGGACGTCCCAAGCCCGGTTTCGCCCGCGTGGAAAATTCAGACGGCGCCTGGATCACCTCGGCCAAGGCGCTGGAGCCGGGTCAGGCGGTTCGGCTGGTGTTCGGCGACGGCGTTCAGCCGGCGACGATCGACGGCGGCGAACCCCGTCCGTCCGCACCGCGTCCGGCGGCCAAGCCGAAGCCGTCCGCCGCCGATCAGGGCAGCCTGTTCTAG
- a CDS encoding DUF3035 domain-containing protein, with the protein MRIRSVAVLTLVASSALAVSACGSIKQGIGLTKVVPDEFVTVSTAPLSIPPEYGLRPPAPGQPRPQELAPESAARQILLGQRQAVTRTPGEQVLVAQAGGDQADPLARYVVDDEFGDLAHKDESFANRLMFWRKDDASTQAPTVRQTAEGQKTIDASTEAARLQALTGGQQAITIQPRRSTGFKLPGL; encoded by the coding sequence ATGCGTATCCGCAGTGTCGCCGTCCTGACCCTCGTCGCCTCCTCCGCGCTCGCCGTCTCGGCCTGCGGAAGCATCAAACAGGGCATCGGCCTGACCAAGGTGGTGCCGGACGAGTTCGTCACCGTCTCCACCGCCCCGCTCAGCATCCCGCCGGAATACGGCCTGCGTCCGCCCGCGCCGGGCCAGCCGCGGCCGCAGGAACTGGCCCCCGAAAGCGCCGCGCGTCAGATCCTTCTGGGTCAGCGTCAGGCCGTCACCCGCACGCCGGGCGAACAGGTCCTGGTGGCCCAGGCCGGCGGCGACCAGGCCGACCCCCTGGCCCGCTATGTCGTCGACGATGAGTTCGGCGATCTGGCGCACAAGGACGAGAGCTTCGCCAACCGCCTGATGTTCTGGCGCAAGGACGACGCCTCGACCCAGGCGCCAACGGTTCGCCAGACCGCCGAAGGCCAGAAGACTATCGACGCCTCGACCGAAGCCGCCCGCCTTCAGGCTCTGACCGGCGGACAGCAGGCCATCACGATCCAGCCGCGTCGCAGCACCGGCTTCAAGCTGCCGGGCCTGTAA
- the lspA gene encoding signal peptidase II: MKITRLAVTAYVFALLIIVLDQLTKAWIISGLSLQEVGRIPVFPPILNFSWVENTGVSFGLFGGGEARWGLAIFSIVVSAGLAWWATQSNRRLLITAIGFVMGGALGNVIDRIRFGYVVDFIDFSGTGVFPWVFNVADSAITIGVVLLIIDSLVADKPAKVGAAVEKS; the protein is encoded by the coding sequence ATGAAGATCACGCGCCTCGCCGTCACCGCCTATGTGTTCGCCCTCCTGATCATCGTCCTGGATCAGCTGACCAAGGCCTGGATCATCAGCGGCCTGTCGCTGCAGGAAGTCGGCCGCATCCCCGTTTTCCCGCCGATCCTCAACTTCAGCTGGGTCGAGAACACCGGCGTCAGCTTCGGCCTGTTCGGCGGCGGCGAAGCGCGCTGGGGCCTGGCCATCTTCTCCATCGTCGTCTCGGCCGGCCTGGCCTGGTGGGCGACGCAGTCGAACCGACGCCTGCTGATCACCGCGATCGGCTTCGTCATGGGCGGGGCCCTGGGCAATGTGATCGACCGGATCCGCTTCGGCTATGTGGTCGACTTCATCGACTTCTCGGGCACCGGCGTCTTTCCCTGGGTGTTCAACGTCGCCGACAGCGCCATCACCATCGGCGTCGTGCTGCTGATCATCGACAGTCTGGTGGCCGACAAACCCGCCAAGGTTGGCGCGGCCGTCGAAAAGTCGTAA